The Chloroflexota bacterium genome has a window encoding:
- the dnaA gene encoding chromosomal replication initiator protein DnaA has translation MDTHRIWQSALGELQIQMRPEDFRTWFRDTDLLSFDGSKCVVGVENPFNLEWLSTKCNGLVSRTLQTLIGQPVGVEFVIGRGEDKATAEPLQLSPPPRRASLRARRSRARDDLQAAISPRYVFETFVVGTNNRLAHAACIAVAERPGQVHNPLFIYGGVGLGKTHLLHAIGHAAIDRGLQVVYVSSETFTNQFIESISRGRMEEFRSKYRQPHILLIDDIQFIAGKEGTQEEFFHTFNAVYEASGQIVITSDRHPKAITTLEDRLRSRFVWGLMADIQQPDLETRIAILRAKTAETGRSGRPVAPPEVLDFIAAKVPSNIRELEGALNRVLAYAELASTPVTLELAAAALEDVIAPAGKRAIAPAAVIDAVCSAMGVARSDVEGKQRDRRVLLPRQIAMYLLREATELSLSEIGALFGGRDHSTVLHSCEKIANGLQHNGHLRNTVRAIQEALGH, from the coding sequence ATCGACACCCATCGGATCTGGCAGAGCGCGCTCGGCGAGCTGCAGATCCAGATGCGCCCCGAAGACTTCCGGACCTGGTTCCGCGATACGGACTTGCTCTCCTTCGACGGCTCGAAGTGCGTCGTGGGAGTCGAGAACCCGTTCAACCTCGAGTGGCTATCCACGAAATGCAACGGGCTCGTGAGCCGGACGCTGCAGACGCTCATCGGCCAGCCAGTCGGCGTAGAGTTCGTGATCGGCCGCGGTGAGGACAAGGCGACCGCCGAGCCGCTGCAGCTCTCCCCCCCACCGCGCCGCGCGAGCCTGCGCGCGCGCCGCTCGCGAGCACGGGACGATTTGCAGGCAGCCATCTCGCCACGGTACGTGTTTGAGACCTTCGTCGTGGGCACGAACAACCGCCTGGCCCACGCGGCGTGCATTGCCGTGGCGGAGCGACCGGGCCAGGTCCACAATCCGCTCTTCATTTACGGCGGCGTCGGCCTGGGGAAGACACACCTGCTGCACGCGATCGGCCACGCGGCGATCGACCGCGGGCTGCAGGTGGTGTACGTGTCGTCGGAGACGTTCACGAACCAGTTCATCGAATCCATCAGTCGGGGCCGAATGGAGGAGTTTCGGTCCAAGTATCGCCAGCCCCACATCCTCCTCATCGACGACATCCAGTTCATCGCCGGGAAAGAGGGCACGCAGGAAGAGTTCTTCCACACCTTCAACGCCGTGTACGAGGCGAGTGGTCAGATCGTGATCACCAGCGACCGGCACCCGAAAGCGATTACGACGCTGGAGGACCGCCTTCGCTCGCGCTTCGTGTGGGGACTGATGGCGGACATCCAGCAGCCCGATCTGGAGACTCGGATCGCCATCCTCCGCGCGAAGACCGCCGAGACGGGGCGGTCCGGCAGGCCCGTGGCCCCGCCCGAGGTGCTGGACTTCATCGCCGCCAAGGTGCCGAGCAACATCCGCGAGCTGGAGGGAGCCCTCAATCGCGTCCTAGCCTATGCGGAACTGGCGTCGACGCCCGTTACGCTGGAACTCGCCGCGGCGGCGCTGGAAGACGTCATCGCACCCGCCGGGAAGCGCGCCATCGCGCCTGCCGCGGTGATTGATGCCGTCTGCTCCGCGATGGGCGTGGCGCGGAGCGACGTGGAAGGGAAACAACGCGATCGACGCGTCCTCCTGCCCCGCCAGATCGCCATGTACCTGTTGCGGGAGGCGACCGAGCTCTCCCTGTCGGAGATCGGCGCGCTGTTCGGCGGGCGGGACCACTCGACCGTGCTCCACAGCTGCGAAAAGATCGCCAACGGCCTGCAGCACAACGGCCACCTGCGGAACACGGTGCGCGCGATTCAGGAAGCGCTCGGCCATTAA
- a CDS encoding NUDIX domain-containing protein, whose product MDHDELFDLCDRDGRRLGQTKVRRDVHRDGDWHRSFHCWVVATGPPVPGIVLQRRAANKETWPSLWDVSVAGHYSAGEGIEGGLREVREELGLDAAASDLIHVGWRREEVAFDNGIIEREVQDVYVLLRSLSLTDVRPTAPWEVSGVAIVPAPTLRMLARSGSASAVVPGGPLGPDGIVRVGTMEIRHDTLVPRAGNYYGKATRLCEALASGAATVRRRRWW is encoded by the coding sequence ATGGACCACGACGAGCTATTCGACCTCTGCGATCGAGATGGGCGGCGATTGGGGCAGACCAAGGTCCGACGCGACGTCCACCGCGACGGCGATTGGCATCGGTCCTTTCACTGCTGGGTGGTTGCAACCGGACCCCCGGTTCCGGGGATCGTTCTCCAGCGCCGCGCCGCGAACAAGGAGACCTGGCCGAGCCTGTGGGACGTCAGTGTCGCTGGGCACTACAGCGCGGGGGAGGGGATCGAGGGGGGCCTGCGCGAGGTCCGCGAGGAGCTCGGCCTGGACGCCGCTGCGAGTGACCTGATCCACGTCGGCTGGCGGCGCGAGGAGGTGGCATTCGACAACGGAATCATCGAACGGGAGGTGCAGGACGTTTACGTTTTGCTGCGGTCTCTCTCGCTCACTGATGTGCGCCCGACAGCGCCGTGGGAGGTGAGTGGCGTCGCGATCGTCCCCGCCCCGACGCTTCGCATGCTGGCGCGCTCGGGCAGCGCAAGCGCCGTGGTGCCCGGTGGGCCGCTGGGCCCCGACGGAATCGTCCGGGTGGGCACGATGGAAATCCGCCACGATACGCTGGTGCCGAGGGCCGGCAACTATTACGGCAAGGCCACCCGGCTTTGCGAGGCGCTGGCTTCCGGCGCTGCGACCGTTCGACGACGCCGCTGGTGGTAG
- a CDS encoding ABC transporter permease, whose product MTQVTGQPQFSRTTGRDGARDREARPPKDAQVEEIVPSKGLYRRAWEKFRHDPVSVAAACGLSLIVLITLLGPVFADQVLHTTPETIMRLPDQRVAILQPPDSRFLLGTDDLGRDVLTRLLYAGRVSLSIGFMVAFISIVVGTAAGLAAGYWGGWVDDVINAVIQFVFNIPGLFVLIILSVMFRPGVVALAIIFGFFFWPGTARQVRGVAQSVRNLDYVVAAQSLGASSVRVMVRHILPNVANIIMVVAGFDVAGAILGESALSYLGFGVQVPLSSWGNMLSGSIDMFHKAPWLVYPPGAMIFVTVLCVVLLADGLRDALDPRV is encoded by the coding sequence ATGACGCAGGTCACGGGCCAGCCGCAGTTCTCGCGCACGACCGGCCGCGATGGCGCGCGCGACCGCGAGGCACGCCCGCCGAAGGACGCCCAGGTCGAGGAGATCGTTCCGTCCAAGGGGCTGTATCGGCGCGCATGGGAGAAGTTCCGGCATGACCCGGTCAGCGTGGCGGCGGCCTGCGGTCTCAGCCTCATCGTCCTCATCACCCTGCTCGGGCCGGTGTTCGCGGACCAGGTCCTTCACACCACACCGGAGACCATCATGCGCCTGCCGGACCAGCGGGTCGCCATCTTGCAGCCGCCGGATTCGCGGTTCCTGCTCGGGACCGACGACCTCGGCCGTGACGTCCTCACGCGACTGCTGTACGCCGGTCGTGTTTCCCTCTCCATCGGCTTCATGGTCGCGTTCATCTCCATCGTCGTCGGCACGGCCGCTGGGCTGGCTGCGGGCTATTGGGGCGGATGGGTCGACGACGTCATCAACGCCGTCATTCAGTTCGTCTTCAACATCCCCGGGCTCTTTGTCCTCATCATTCTCTCCGTCATGTTCCGCCCCGGCGTCGTGGCGCTGGCCATCATCTTCGGCTTCTTCTTCTGGCCTGGCACGGCGCGGCAGGTGCGCGGGGTCGCGCAGTCGGTCCGAAACCTCGACTACGTGGTTGCCGCGCAGTCACTGGGGGCCAGCAGCGTGCGGGTGATGGTCCGCCACATCCTGCCGAACGTGGCCAACATCATCATGGTAGTGGCCGGGTTCGACGTCGCCGGCGCGATTCTGGGCGAGTCGGCTCTCAGCTACCTTGGGTTTGGGGTCCAAGTTCCCCTCTCGAGCTGGGGCAACATGCTGAGCGGGTCCATCGATATGTTCCACAAGGCCCCGTGGCTCGTCTATCCGCCCGGCGCCATGATCTTCGTCACCGTCCTCTGCGTGGTGCTGCTTGCCGACGGGCTGCGGGATGCCCTCGACCCTCGGGTATAG
- a CDS encoding DUF6612 family protein, producing the protein MSELRSCVLAILLIAAVGIQAAGAPAAFAQSQRTATSVATPAAVPTTKPSTSGAATATPRGTSVPATATPTAVTAATPTAISAPTTAALPDARALLDASNAAMNGVTSMRMRGAMDFQMDATDMSFSMNMPITAEFVAPDRMHMTISSGALGFSGEILMVGSQLWTRSGDGSWETMSSSDLSAPVNPTMMARPGNTDLSRFLINPTVSDEGASYRVSTDVDMAQAIAEGSSAASMMGTDMTGMDMFDLSSMTVHLNLSVNKATQYVDSMEMTMTMVMPDTEMSAGSAGSMTIHLNFTVTDFNNPAIRVEPPTL; encoded by the coding sequence ATGTCCGAGCTCCGATCCTGCGTGCTCGCGATCCTCCTCATAGCCGCGGTCGGCATTCAGGCTGCGGGCGCGCCCGCGGCGTTCGCCCAGTCTCAGCGGACGGCGACCAGCGTTGCCACGCCCGCCGCCGTGCCCACGACGAAGCCGTCCACCTCGGGCGCCGCCACGGCGACTCCGCGCGGAACGAGCGTGCCCGCCACGGCGACGCCCACCGCGGTGACCGCCGCGACGCCAACGGCTATTTCGGCGCCAACGACCGCAGCGCTCCCCGACGCGCGCGCGCTCCTCGACGCGAGCAATGCCGCGATGAACGGCGTGACCAGCATGCGAATGCGCGGGGCCATGGATTTCCAGATGGACGCAACGGACATGTCCTTTTCGATGAACATGCCCATCACCGCCGAGTTCGTCGCTCCGGATCGCATGCACATGACCATCAGCTCGGGCGCGCTCGGATTCTCGGGCGAGATTCTCATGGTGGGGTCCCAGCTCTGGACGCGCTCCGGCGATGGATCATGGGAAACCATGAGCTCTTCTGACTTGAGCGCGCCGGTCAACCCGACAATGATGGCGCGCCCCGGCAACACGGACCTCTCACGCTTCTTGATCAACCCGACGGTATCTGATGAGGGCGCCTCCTATCGGGTTTCGACTGACGTCGACATGGCGCAGGCGATTGCCGAGGGTTCGTCCGCCGCGTCCATGATGGGCACAGACATGACGGGCATGGACATGTTCGATCTCAGCAGCATGACCGTGCATCTCAATTTGAGCGTCAATAAGGCCACGCAGTATGTGGATTCCATGGAAATGACGATGACGATGGTCATGCCGGACACGGAGATGTCTGCAGGTTCCGCCGGTTCGATGACCATCCATCTCAACTTCACCGTCACGGACTTCAACAATCCCGCGATACGGGTGGAGCCGCCGACCCTGTAG
- a CDS encoding UbiD family decarboxylase, with product MPGMIFDDLQTYIDAAMEVDEWRVIEDADWNEEIGALTEAVAELIPEPPLLLFDRIKGYPPGYRVVSLPMASAKRAALAMGLDIDGKGIGQLREMAAEKMKNVKPIPPVFVPTGPVMENILTGDAVDIFKFPVPRYHASDGGRYIGTGDTVINKDPDSEFVNAGTYRIEAHEKDLLGLWMSPGQHGRQICQRYWDRGEACPIVAIFGGDLLTFMVSSRPLPWGRSELDHVGGLRGRPLEVVKGPITGLPIPAHAEIAIEGEVPPPSVESRNEGPFGEWPGYYSGGSLGTGEPQPVIRIKAIYHRTHPVINNSAPLWPGAQKFGLNYGRAKDRLEAAGIQDVVAVGSPMPYIDVVSIKQRYAGHAKQAALAMTSGMRNGRWVVVVDEDIDPHNLKEVLWAMTTRCDPVRDIEIVDGCWSTPLDPLVSSNPEKRASGDHTNSIAIYYATRPFHLRDAFPKVSRSPRELREQVVEKYRSILPFPAL from the coding sequence ATGCCAGGGATGATCTTCGACGACCTCCAGACATACATCGACGCGGCGATGGAAGTGGACGAGTGGCGCGTCATCGAAGACGCAGACTGGAATGAGGAGATCGGAGCGCTAACGGAAGCGGTGGCCGAGCTGATTCCTGAGCCGCCGCTCCTCCTTTTCGATCGGATCAAGGGGTACCCGCCCGGCTATCGGGTCGTGAGCCTGCCGATGGCGTCCGCGAAGCGCGCCGCCCTCGCCATGGGCCTCGACATCGACGGCAAGGGCATCGGGCAGCTCCGCGAGATGGCCGCCGAGAAAATGAAGAACGTGAAGCCGATTCCGCCAGTCTTCGTTCCCACCGGGCCCGTGATGGAGAACATCCTCACTGGCGACGCGGTCGACATCTTTAAATTCCCGGTGCCGCGCTACCACGCGTCCGACGGCGGGCGCTACATCGGTACGGGCGACACCGTGATCAACAAGGATCCGGACAGCGAGTTCGTCAATGCTGGCACCTATCGCATCGAGGCTCACGAGAAGGACCTCCTCGGCCTCTGGATGAGCCCTGGACAGCACGGGCGCCAGATCTGCCAGCGGTACTGGGATCGTGGCGAGGCCTGCCCCATCGTCGCTATCTTCGGTGGCGACCTGCTGACTTTCATGGTCTCTTCGCGTCCGCTCCCCTGGGGGCGGTCCGAGCTGGACCACGTGGGCGGGCTGCGCGGGCGCCCACTGGAGGTTGTGAAGGGCCCGATCACCGGCCTTCCCATCCCCGCCCACGCGGAGATCGCGATCGAGGGAGAGGTGCCGCCCCCCTCGGTCGAGTCTCGCAACGAGGGTCCCTTCGGCGAATGGCCCGGCTACTACTCCGGCGGCTCGCTCGGAACCGGTGAGCCCCAGCCCGTGATTCGCATCAAGGCGATCTATCACCGAACGCACCCGGTCATCAACAACTCCGCGCCACTGTGGCCGGGCGCCCAGAAGTTCGGCCTGAACTACGGTCGAGCGAAGGACCGCTTGGAGGCCGCGGGCATTCAGGACGTGGTGGCCGTCGGCAGCCCCATGCCCTACATCGACGTCGTTTCCATCAAGCAGCGCTACGCCGGTCATGCCAAACAGGCTGCCCTCGCGATGACGTCGGGGATGCGCAACGGTCGGTGGGTCGTCGTCGTCGACGAGGACATCGATCCACACAACCTGAAGGAGGTGCTGTGGGCCATGACGACGCGATGCGACCCGGTCCGGGACATCGAGATCGTCGACGGGTGCTGGAGCACGCCGTTAGATCCGCTCGTCTCTTCCAATCCGGAGAAGCGTGCCTCTGGCGACCACACCAACAGCATCGCGATCTACTATGCGACGCGGCCGTTCCACCTGCGCGACGCGTTCCCGAAGGTGAGCCGAAGCCCGCGCGAGCTACGCGAGCAGGTCGTGGAGAAATACCGGTCGATCCTGCCGTTCCCTGCGTTGTAG
- a CDS encoding aromatic ring-hydroxylating dioxygenase subunit alpha, translating to MLTKEQNKRFTEVGRGTPMGELLRRYWLPFATVKQLHDHPTRAVTLLGEHLVAFRDRSGRYGLIQEFCPHRNVNLLWGIPEAEGLRCPYHGWLFDNEGRCLEQPAESPDSTFKDRIEVQTYPVEELGGMLWAWLGPEPRPLVPRWESFVQDGVRDIGWAVLPCNWLQIMENSLDPVHTEWLHRYFTNYVLERLNAEDPTARSFWRSHADVRRHKKIGFDIFEHGIVKRRVLEGTDENDALWRIGHCVVFPFMLQQQQIRIPMDDTHTLYWWYNVHRREPGDPDQRPEEIPLYQVPLPGVDAEGLPVWELADNNSGQDNFAWASQGAITPRWTEHLGESDKGIILYRRLLREQMKLVADGKDPMNTFRDPATNVSIHVPTETDDPTFVGLTGARNGKLIAQGAISTGSAGKYSPINQERARRKGFAVPEGTRDAASRVVSFGQIHPRD from the coding sequence ATGCTGACGAAGGAACAGAACAAGCGATTCACCGAGGTGGGCCGCGGCACGCCGATGGGCGAGCTGCTTCGCCGCTACTGGCTGCCATTCGCCACGGTCAAGCAGCTCCACGATCACCCCACGCGCGCCGTCACGCTGCTGGGGGAGCACCTGGTCGCCTTTCGCGATCGAAGCGGTCGCTACGGATTGATCCAGGAATTCTGCCCGCACCGGAACGTGAACCTCCTGTGGGGAATTCCCGAGGCGGAGGGGCTGCGCTGTCCCTATCATGGGTGGCTCTTCGACAACGAGGGTCGCTGCCTCGAGCAGCCGGCCGAATCGCCGGACAGCACCTTCAAGGACCGGATCGAGGTCCAGACCTATCCCGTCGAGGAGCTGGGCGGAATGCTCTGGGCCTGGCTGGGACCGGAGCCGCGCCCGCTGGTTCCCCGATGGGAGTCGTTCGTGCAGGATGGCGTGCGGGACATCGGCTGGGCGGTGCTGCCCTGCAACTGGCTCCAGATCATGGAGAACAGTCTCGACCCCGTGCATACGGAGTGGCTCCACCGATACTTCACGAACTACGTGTTGGAACGCCTGAACGCGGAAGATCCTACAGCGCGATCGTTCTGGCGGTCGCACGCCGACGTGCGGCGCCATAAGAAGATCGGGTTCGACATCTTCGAGCACGGCATCGTGAAGCGCCGCGTGCTGGAGGGAACGGACGAAAATGACGCGCTGTGGCGAATCGGCCACTGCGTCGTTTTCCCCTTCATGCTCCAGCAACAGCAGATCCGTATTCCGATGGACGATACCCACACGTTGTATTGGTGGTACAACGTGCACCGCCGCGAGCCCGGCGATCCGGACCAGCGGCCCGAGGAGATCCCGCTGTACCAGGTGCCCCTGCCTGGCGTCGACGCTGAGGGCCTGCCGGTCTGGGAGCTGGCGGACAACAACAGCGGCCAGGACAACTTCGCCTGGGCCAGCCAGGGGGCCATCACGCCGCGCTGGACCGAGCATCTCGGCGAGTCCGATAAGGGGATCATCCTCTACCGTCGCCTCCTGCGCGAACAAATGAAGCTGGTCGCGGATGGGAAGGACCCCATGAACACGTTCCGCGACCCGGCGACGAACGTCTCCATCCACGTGCCCACCGAGACCGATGACCCCACCTTCGTCGGACTGACTGGCGCGCGGAACGGAAAGCTCATTGCTCAGGGCGCGATCAGCACAGGGTCGGCCGGGAAGTACAGCCCCATCAATCAAGAGCGGGCGCGACGCAAAGGGTTCGCCGTGCCCGAAGGTACCCGGGACGCCGCGAGCCGGGTCGTCTCCTTCGGGCAGATCCACCCACGCGATTGA